In the genome of Bos mutus isolate GX-2022 chromosome 20, NWIPB_WYAK_1.1, whole genome shotgun sequence, one region contains:
- the TAF9 gene encoding transcription initiation factor TFIID subunit 9: MESGKMASPKSMPKDAQMMAQILKDMGITEYEPRVINQMLEFAFRYVTTILDDAKIYSSHAKKATVDADDVRLAIQCRADQSFTSPPPRDFLLDIARQRNQTPLPLIKPYSGPRLPPDRYCLTAPNYRLKSLQKKASTSAGRITVPRLSVGSVTSRPSTPTLGTPTPQAMSVSTKVGTPVSLTGQRFTVQMPTSQSPAVKASIPATSAVQNVLINPSLIGSKNILITTNMVSSQNTANEASNALKRKHDDDDDDDDDDDDYDNL; encoded by the coding sequence ATGGAGTCTGGCAAGATGGCTTCTCCCAAGAGCATGCCGAAAGATGCACAGATGATGGCACAAATCCTGAAGGATATGGGGATTACAGAATATGAGCCAAGAGTTATAAATCAGATGTTGGAGTTTGCCTTCCGATATGTGACCACAATTCTAGATGATGCAAAAATTTATTCAAGTCATGCTAAGAAAGCTACTGTCGATGCAGATGATGTGCGATTGGCAATCCAGTGTCGTGCTGACCAGTCTTTTACCTCTCCTCCACCAAGAGATTTTTTATTAGATATTGCaaggcaaagaaatcaaacccCTTTGCCATTGATCAAGCCTTACTCAGGTCCTAGATTGCCACCTGATAGGTATTGCTTGACTGCTCCAAATTATAGACTTAAGTCTTTACAAAAAAAGGCATCTACTTCTGCAGGAAGAATAACAGTTCCACGGTTAAGTGTTGGTTCAGTTACTAGCAGACCAAGTACTCCCACGCTTGGCACACCAACCCCACAAGCCATGTCCGTTTCAACTAAAGTAGGGACTCCAGTGTCCCTCACAGGGCAAAGGTTCACAGTACAGATGCCCACTTCACAGTCCCCAGCTGTAAAAGCTTCAATTCCTGCAACATCAGCAGTTCAGAATGTTCTAATTAATCCATCATTAATTGGGTCCAAAAATATTCTTATTACCACTAACATGGTCTCATCACAAAATACTGCCAATGAAGCATCAAATGCATTGAAAAGAAAGcacgatgatgatgatgacgatgATGACGACGATGATGACTATGATAATTTGTAA